The Nocardioides marmorisolisilvae genomic interval AGAGGAGGCTGGAGGCGAAGATCACCGGGATGACGCCGGCTTGGTTGACCTTCAGCGGGATGTACGTCGAGCTGCCGCCGAACATCTTCCGCCCGACCATTCGCCGGGCGTACTGCACCGGTATTCGGCGCTGCGCCTGCTCGATGAACACCACCGCGGCGATGATCGCGAAGCCCATGATCAGCACGCCGCCGAAGACGTACCAGCCGTTCGACTTCTTGACCTCCCAGAGGCTCAGCGGGAACCGCGAGATGATCTGGGTGAAGATCAGGATTGACATGCCGTTGCCGATGCCACGGTCGGTGATCAGCTCACCGAGCCACATGATGATGCCGGTGCCGGCGGTCATGGTGACCACCATGATCAGCGCCGTCTTGGTGTCGTTGTGGTACAGCAGGTCCTTGTTGCAGCCCTGGATCAGGTTGCCGGTCCGGGCCAGCGCCACGATGCCGGTCGCTTGGAGCACGGCGAGGGCCAGCGTGAGGTAGCGCGTGTACTGGGTGATCTTGCTCTGCCCGGCCTGCCCCTCCTTCTTGAGGGTCTCCAGCCTCGGGATCACCACGGTGAGCAGCTGCAGGATGATGCTCGCGGTGATGTAGGGCATGATCCCCAGCGCGAACACGGTCAACTGGAGCAGCGCGCCACCGGAGAACAGGTTGATCAGGCCGTAGATGCCGTTGTTGCCGTTGGCCTTGAAGCACTCCTGGACGTTGGCCATGTGCACGCCCGGCGTCGGGACCTGCGAGCCCAGGCGGAAGACGGCCACGATGAACAGCACGAACAGCAACTTGCGTCGCAGGTCCGGTGTCCGGAAAGCGTTGGCGAATGCACGAAGCAATTCGTGGCCTCTTTCTTATGCGTCCCTCGTCGTGTGCCCCGCGGCGCGGTCGACCGACGTGCGGTGCCGCGCCGTGGCAGCCTAACGAAAGCTCAAAGCTCGGTGGTGGTGCCACCCGCCGCGGAGATCTTCTCCTTGGCGCTGGACGAGAACTTGTGAGCGCTCACCTGGACGGCGACGGAGAGATCACCCTGGCCGAGGACCTTGACGGGCTGGCCCTTGCGGACCGCGCCCTTGGCCACCAGATCGTCGACCGACACCGAGCCGCCCTCGGGGAAGAGCGTTGCGATGCGGTCGAGGTTCACGACCTGGAACTCGACCTTGAACGGGTTCTTGAAGCCCTTGAGCTTGGGGAGCCGCATGTGGATCGGCATCTGGCCACCCTCGAAGGCGGCCGGAACCTGGTAGCGCGCCTTGGTGCCCTTGGTGCCGCGACCCGCGGTCTTGCCCTTCGAGCCCTCACCACGACCGACGCGCGTCTTCGCAGTCTTCGCGCCCGGAGCCGGGCGCAGGTGATGGAGTTTGAGAGTCATCGCTGTGCTTCTCCACTAACTTCCTCGACCGTCACCAGGTGGCGGACGGTGTCGACCATGCCCCGGATCTCCGGGCG includes:
- the secY gene encoding preprotein translocase subunit SecY; this translates as MLRAFANAFRTPDLRRKLLFVLFIVAVFRLGSQVPTPGVHMANVQECFKANGNNGIYGLINLFSGGALLQLTVFALGIMPYITASIILQLLTVVIPRLETLKKEGQAGQSKITQYTRYLTLALAVLQATGIVALARTGNLIQGCNKDLLYHNDTKTALIMVVTMTAGTGIIMWLGELITDRGIGNGMSILIFTQIISRFPLSLWEVKKSNGWYVFGGVLIMGFAIIAAVVFIEQAQRRIPVQYARRMVGRKMFGGSSTYIPLKVNQAGVIPVIFASSLLYLPAMAVSFNQNSTSPIITWISTYLVKGDHPIYMALYFIMIVFFTYFYVAITFDPEEVADNMKKYGGFIPGIRAGKPTQEYLSYVLSRITLPGSLYLGIISLIPLIALVLVNANQNFPFGGTSILIMVGVALDTIKQIESQLQQRNYEGFLR
- the rplO gene encoding 50S ribosomal protein L15; amino-acid sequence: MTLKLHHLRPAPGAKTAKTRVGRGEGSKGKTAGRGTKGTKARYQVPAAFEGGQMPIHMRLPKLKGFKNPFKVEFQVVNLDRIATLFPEGGSVSVDDLVAKGAVRKGQPVKVLGQGDLSVAVQVSAHKFSSSAKEKISAAGGTTTEL